One Curtobacterium sp. BH-2-1-1 genomic region harbors:
- a CDS encoding mannose-1-phosphate guanylyltransferase yields the protein MADALEDFYAIIPAGGIGSRLWPLSRADAPKFLHDLTGSGTSLLRQTWDRLAPLAGEQRIMVVTGRAHRVAVESQLPGVEDHNVVLESEPKDSTAAIGLAAAILRRREPDVVIGSFAADHVIGDARGFRRSVREAVVAARAGYITTIGITPTEPAIGFGYIHAHDDPIGIEGAPTAHAVRSFVEKPDLDTARSYVEQGTYLWNAGMFIARADVLLAEIGRTKPELLAGIEELADAWDTSARGAVVDAVWPNLEKIAIDYTVAEPAAAAGRMAVIPGDFDWDDVGDFASLAKLQSGGRANNLAVLGDGARILADSSSGIVVSHSQRLISLIGVEDIVVVDTPDALLVTTSANAQRVKGVVDALKISGRGDVL from the coding sequence GTGGCAGACGCACTCGAGGACTTCTACGCGATCATCCCCGCCGGGGGCATCGGATCGCGGCTCTGGCCGTTGTCGCGTGCCGACGCGCCTAAGTTCCTGCACGACCTGACCGGGTCCGGCACCTCGCTGCTCCGGCAGACGTGGGACCGTCTCGCGCCCCTGGCCGGCGAGCAGCGGATCATGGTCGTCACCGGCCGTGCGCACCGGGTCGCCGTCGAGTCGCAGCTTCCCGGCGTCGAGGACCACAACGTGGTGCTCGAGAGCGAGCCGAAGGACTCCACGGCGGCCATCGGCCTCGCCGCGGCGATCCTGCGCCGCCGCGAGCCGGACGTCGTCATCGGCTCCTTCGCGGCGGACCACGTCATCGGTGACGCCCGGGGCTTCCGCCGGTCGGTCCGCGAAGCGGTCGTCGCCGCACGCGCCGGCTACATCACGACGATCGGCATCACGCCGACCGAGCCGGCGATCGGCTTCGGCTACATCCACGCGCACGACGACCCGATCGGCATCGAGGGCGCCCCGACCGCCCACGCGGTGCGCTCCTTCGTCGAGAAGCCCGACCTCGACACCGCGCGCTCGTACGTCGAGCAGGGCACCTACCTCTGGAACGCGGGCATGTTCATCGCCCGCGCCGACGTGCTGCTCGCCGAGATCGGCCGGACGAAGCCCGAGCTGCTCGCCGGCATCGAAGAGCTCGCCGACGCGTGGGACACCTCGGCCCGTGGTGCCGTCGTGGACGCGGTGTGGCCGAACCTCGAGAAGATCGCCATCGACTACACGGTCGCCGAGCCCGCCGCCGCCGCAGGGCGCATGGCGGTCATCCCCGGCGACTTCGACTGGGACGACGTCGGCGACTTCGCCTCGCTCGCGAAGCTGCAGTCCGGCGGCCGCGCGAACAACCTCGCGGTGCTCGGGGACGGCGCTCGCATCCTCGCGGACTCGTCGAGCGGCATCGTCGTCTCGCACAGCCAGCGGCTCATCTCGCTCATCGGCGTCGAGGACATCGTCGTCGTGGACACCCCCGACGCCCTGCTCGTGACCACCAGTGCGAACGCGCAGCGCGTCAAGGGTGTGGTGGATGCACTGAAGATCAGCGGCCGCGGCGACGTCCTGTAG
- a CDS encoding BMP family protein: MTSRTRQVLLSSLALAGTVAVLAGCSAAPSDTASGDNKTSFRPCMVSDAGGFDDKSFNQLGFEGMKDAASDLGATYKSAESKDATVYDSNIEQLIGQNCNLIVTVGFNLADATKKQAAANPDTDFAIIDDNSIDAKNVKPITFDTSQAAFLAGYAAASYSKSGVVGTFGGMQIPTVTIFMDGFADGVKYYNEQKSKDVKVVGWDVDSQKGSFTGGFEAGTQAKAVAQTLIDQDADVILPVGGPIYQSAAEAIKDANNGSVLIGADSDLYEADPRYKDIAFTSVEKGMRPAVKDVVEQAADKKYSNEPYVGTLKNDGVGIAPFHDYADKVDSGLEKELDTIKSGIIDGSIKVETKATVK, translated from the coding sequence GTGACATCTCGTACCCGTCAGGTCCTGCTGAGCTCCCTCGCGCTCGCCGGTACCGTCGCCGTCCTCGCCGGTTGCTCGGCCGCCCCGTCCGACACCGCGTCCGGCGACAACAAGACCAGCTTCCGCCCCTGCATGGTCTCCGACGCCGGTGGCTTCGACGACAAGTCGTTCAACCAGCTCGGGTTCGAGGGCATGAAGGACGCCGCGTCCGACCTCGGTGCCACCTACAAGTCGGCCGAGTCCAAGGACGCCACCGTCTACGACTCGAACATCGAGCAGCTCATCGGCCAGAACTGCAACCTCATCGTCACCGTCGGCTTCAACCTCGCCGACGCCACGAAGAAGCAGGCCGCGGCGAACCCCGACACCGACTTCGCGATCATCGACGACAACTCGATCGACGCGAAGAACGTCAAGCCGATCACCTTCGACACCTCGCAGGCGGCGTTCCTCGCCGGCTACGCGGCCGCCTCGTACTCGAAGAGCGGCGTCGTCGGCACCTTCGGCGGCATGCAGATCCCGACCGTCACCATCTTCATGGACGGCTTCGCGGACGGCGTGAAGTACTACAACGAGCAGAAGTCGAAGGACGTCAAGGTCGTCGGCTGGGACGTCGACAGCCAGAAGGGCTCCTTCACGGGCGGCTTCGAGGCCGGCACGCAGGCCAAGGCCGTCGCGCAGACCCTGATCGACCAGGACGCCGACGTGATCCTGCCCGTCGGTGGCCCGATCTACCAGTCGGCAGCCGAGGCCATCAAGGACGCGAACAACGGTTCCGTGCTGATCGGTGCGGACAGCGACCTCTACGAGGCCGACCCGCGCTACAAGGACATCGCGTTCACGTCCGTCGAGAAGGGCATGCGCCCCGCCGTCAAGGACGTCGTCGAGCAGGCCGCCGACAAGAAGTACTCCAACGAGCCGTACGTCGGCACGCTGAAGAACGACGGCGTCGGCATCGCGCCGTTCCACGACTACGCCGACAAGGTCGACAGCGGCCTCGAGAAGGAGCTCGACACCATCAAGTCGGGCATCATCGACGGCTCGATCAAGGTCGAGACCAAGGCGACCGTCAAGTAG